The following are encoded together in the Trachemys scripta elegans isolate TJP31775 chromosome 7, CAS_Tse_1.0, whole genome shotgun sequence genome:
- the PELI3 gene encoding E3 ubiquitin-protein ligase pellino homolog 3 yields the protein MVLEGSPEAVSSQSLDLRRSCPKGSRVFPSAGEGSLLNKEAVKYGELIVLGYNGSLASGDKGRRRSRIALFKRPKANGVKPDVIHHISTPLVSKALSNKGQHSISYTLSRSHSVIVEYTHDCDTDMFQIGRSTENMIDFVVTDTAPGGSCASEGQSAQSTISRYACRIICERSPPYTARIYAAGFDSSRNIFLGERAAKWRTPDGLMDGLTTNGVLVMHPIGGFSEDSAPGIWREISVCGNVYALRDSRSAQQRGKLVQTESNVLQDGSLIDLCGATLLWRTTAGLLLTPTLKQLEALRQETNAARPQCPVGFNTLAFPSLAQRGVVDKQQPWVYVNCGHVHGYHNWGFRKEKGGLERECPMCRRAGPYVPLWLGCEAGLYLDAGRPTHAFCPCGHVCSQKTVQYWAQIPLPHGTHAFHAACPFCGTWLTGERGFVRLIFQGPMD from the exons ATGGTGCTGGAGGGCAGCCCCGAGGCCGTCAGCTCCCAGTCCCTGGATCTGCGGCGCTCCTGCCCCAAGGGCTCCCGGGTCTTCCCCTCTGCTGGAGAGGGCTCCCTGCTGAACAAAGAGGCGGTGAAATATGGAGAGCTCATTGTGCTGGG ataCAATGGCTCCCTGGCCAGTGGGGACAAGGGCCGACGCCGCAGCCGCATCGCACTCTTCAAGAGGCCGAAGGCCAATGGGGTGAAGCCGGATGTGATACACCACATCTCTACCCCCCTTGTCTCCAAG GCGCTCAGTAACAAGGGCCAGCACAGCATCTCCTACACGCTGTCCCGCAGCCACTCGGTGATTGTGGAATATACGCATGACTGTGATACGGACATGTTCCAG ATTGGCCGCTCCACGGAGAACATGATTGACTTTGTGGTGACGGACACGGCACCCGGGGGCAGCTGCGCCAGTGAGGGGCAGTCGGCCCAAAGCACTATCTCCCGCTATGCCTGCCGCATCATCTGTGAGCGCAGCCCTCCCTACACCGCTCGGATCTACGCCGCAGGCTTCGACTCCTCGCGCAACATCTTCCTTGGA GAGAGGGCAGCCAAGTGGAGGACGCCGGACGGGCTGATGGATGGGCTGACGACCAATGGGGTGCTGGTGATGCACCCCATAGGGGGCTTCAGTGAGGACTCGGCACCCGGCATCTGGCGCGAGATCTCGGTGTGTGGGAATGTGTACGCCCTGCGTGACAGCCGCTCCGCACAGCAGCGGGGCAAGCTG GTGCAGACCGAGTCCAACGTGCTGCAGGACGGCTCGCTCATCGACCTGTGTGGGGCCACACTGCTGTGGCGGACCACAGCGGGGCTGCTGCTGACGCCCACCCTCAAGCAGCTGGAGGCGCTGCGCCAGGAGACCAATGCCGCCCGCCCCCAGTGCCCCGTGGGCTTCAACACGCTGgccttccccagcctggcccagcgCGGCGTGGTGGACAAACAGCAGCCCTGGGTCTACGTCAACTGCGGCCATGTCCACGGCTACCACAACTGGGGCTTCCGCAAGGAGAAGGGGGGGCTGGAGCGGGAGTGCCCCATGTGCCGCCGAGCCGGGCCCTATGTGCCGCTCTGGCTGGGCTGCGAGGCCGGGTTGTACCTGGACGCAGGCCGGCCCACCCACGCCTTCTGCCCCTGTGGCCACGTATGCTCCCAGAAGACTGTGCAGTACTGGGCCCAGATCCCGCTGCCCCACGGCACCCACGCCTTCCATGctgcctgccccttctgcggcacCTGGCTCACAGGCGAGCGGGGATTTGTGCGCCTCATCTTTCAGGGCCCCATGGACTGA